The genome window GCGACAGTGACTGTAACGGATGATAAGGGCAAAATTTACACCTTCACGGATACTAAAAACAGCGGAAATTATACCTGGACGCCAGCGACTGCCACTGAAACGTTTGGCGAGATTGGACGCAAATACACGCTGAATATTCAATACCAAAACGATACTTACCAGGCTGTTTCACAAATGAACCGCGTGCCAGCCGTGGATTCCATTACATTCGTCAAAGAAAAACTGAATCCGGTTTCTTCCGAAGAAGGCTATCTGGCGGAGTTTTTCTCCACTGATATAGAAGGCGAAGGAAATTTTTACTGGATTCGGGCTTATCAGAATGGTAAACGCCTCGACCGTACCAGCGACATTGTTCTCTCCTACAATGGCGGTTTCGGAACGAACAATGCCGATACGGACGGTTTGTTATTTATCCTGCCCGTCCGCTTTTCGATTAACCCGGAGAAACTATACCAGGAGGCGGATGAAGTGAAAGTGGAAGTGTTGTCGATTACACCGGATGCGTTCAACTTCTTTCAGCAACTCAGTACGCAGATTAACAATGGTGGCCTGTTTGCCACGCCGCCTGCCAATATCCCAACCAATGTGATCAACCTGAATGAGTCAGGAGCCAAAGCGGTTGGGTATTTTGGTGTTTCAGCGCTGAGTAGCAAGACCGTAAAAGTCGATCAAACAACGATTCGCGCGAGCCGGTAAAGTTCTATCCGCCGGTAAGGTGTCTACCGGCGGATAACCATCAAAATCGCCACCGAATCTGTGCTTTTACTTCGCTTTTGTGCGGCTTGGCAATCTCGTCTAAATCAGAGCCAACAGTTTCCTGATTCGTGTAATCCGTTCGCGACCAGCGTAGCCAGACCGATAAGTGTTTATTGACATTGTATTGAGCCAGCAAATAATACCGAAAACCCCGATTGGCATAAGCTGGAATCGAAAAGGCCGACAAGACGTCCCGCTCGTAAACGTACTGCCGACTGTCCCAATTTTCAGTGCTAAACCAGGCCACCCGGCCACTAACCGACAAGCGACCAAAATCGGCAGTAGCGTCCTGCGCAATGGCTACCCCCGTCGACTTACTTTGCCCCTGGTATTGAAAGCCGCCCCATTGTACCCGTGTCCGCACCATCCAGACCCGATTGGGCCGGTATTCGGAATTCAGCACATAACTGCTTCGGTTCGTCTCAACAACGTTCACGGGTTTGCTTTGCGGCAGATTTTTTTCTTTGTGTTCCAGGCGGTAAACGCCGTAGATCGTCACTCGTTTGTTTGGGGTCCAGGTCGCTTTCAGCAGATAATCCCAGCCAGCCGATGGCTTATCCACTAAATAGCGCAGGCCCGGAAAACGGTAAAAATCGACGTAAGCACCCACGATTAGCTTTCGGTATACGACGTATCGCGCTCCGGTATACAAGCCCATTTCATTGATCGGACGGGATGTTTCGCTAAATGCATTGCCGTAGAAACTATGAAAATTTCGACCATAATAACGCATCAATACGGTCGCGTCCAGGCGCTTAGTTAGGCTGGCCAATGCACCTCCAACGGCACCGATTCCGCCACTGTGCGTTCGGGAGCCTGTGCTTCGGGCTACTTCGGCAAAGAAATTCATGTTCTGCCAGATATATCCGCCGTGTACGCCAAGCAACAGGTTGCGTTTGCCCGAAAATTCATATTCATTATAAGCCAGCTTACGCTTCTGAATTACCTTATCAAAAGACGTATTTAACAAAGTCGCGCCAACTTGGATGTTGTTTTTGTGGTAAAGCAGATGCGCCCCCAGGTTTTGTTCCTGCATGCTTGCCCGATCCTCTACTTCGGCCGATGTGCGGTGAAGCCCGGAAGTCTGCAACGAACTAACTGTTAATTCACCCAACTCGCTTTCTCCAACCACATTGGCGTCACGGCGGTTATGAGCAGCCAGAATAGTTAAGTCGAGATACGGCGTCAGCGCGTAGGTAGCGAGTGCGCCCCGTAAGAATCCATATTCGGTCAATGACGTATACGGACGGGCACCAAGTGTAGACCGCCGGACACCGGCCACCGTTTCGGCGCCTTTGCCCAAAAAGAAACCACCCGAAAAGACCAGCCCTTGCCCCGCCTGAAATTGAAAATCACCAAGGATGACGTTTTTCCAACGGCCCCGGTTTTGAACCTGCATGTGAAACGAGAGATAATCCGCACCGTACTGATACCGACCGGGCTGCCACTTGAACGTCTCGCCGGGATCCTGCTCCATTGTCAGACCAAAACTAAATTGCCGGGGTCGGCTGTAGCGATAGCGCATAAACCACTGTTGTCGGTCACCCGGATACCGGCGGGGCAATTTACCATTCTTGTCTGGCTCAGCAGGCGAAAAGCCTTTCTGTTCTTCCAGAATGCGTTCTACCCTAAACAATAAATAATGATCGGTAGGGTTATTAAACTTCCCAACCAGGGAGCGATTTCCCGTTTCCAGACTTATGAAGGGCAATAACCGGCGAATGGTTAGGAGATCGAAATCCGGGATAGCCTGTAATTCATAAATCGACAGAAAAGGACCTACTTCAGACCGGTATCGAACAAATTGGTTGAGCTGCGCTTCCGTCAGCAAGTTAGTCGCCGCTAATTCGTCGCGGGTTGCGGCATTGAGGTTGAGCGGATTTATATAAAGCTGATACAGGTTTTCGTACGCGGCCTCCAAATCGACGCCCTCTGATTGAACAGGAAACAAATCCTGAATAAAGCGATTGATATCGGCTTCGCGCTGGTAATATTCCTGAGCAGTAGCGGGGATAGTCAGCAGTAGGCTAATTACCCAGTAAAAAATACGTTGGAGCACGGCTTCGGTACGTTAGGCTTGGAAAAACGTATTGATTAGACGAAGCCGCGCCGCGAAAGTAGCTCACCAACAGAGTGCTTTATACAAAAAAAGGTACGTGCTGATTATAGTTGCAAGCGAATCCCGATCCGGTTGAGAAGATGCACGAATCCCATAATGGCAATGGCAAAAAAGGCAGCCCAGACCATGCCCAGCACGCCGCTTTGGAAGGATTCGGGGGCAGGATAGAAATCGAGTAGGCCGAAGATGGCGTACAAGATTGACGGAATAATGTAAGTCAAGAGTGGATTCGCAGCAGCAGGCTGAAAGAAAGCCGTCCAGCCCTTGTTGTTGCCCACATCGACCAGCGCATAAAGCAGGCTAAATAGCAAGCAGGAGGCAGCGGCACTGTATAAGCCCCAGGTCGGCGTTGCGTATATTTTGGAAATAGCGTAGTAAGGTCTTAACAGATAACCAACTAGGAGCAATACGAAGGCCAGAGCCGCTACTTCCAGAAACTGCCGCTGATTGGACTGGACTGTTTTTTGGTCAAAAAAGAGCAAAGAAGTAATGGTTCCGCAGAGGGCAATGGCCGTGTGGGTGGCGTTACCTGCCTGGCTACCCGTCCAGCGCAACCAGGGATTGGCCGACCAACTGGATTGGCTCACCACAAAAACGCCGATGCATACCGCGATCAGAACCAACAAGCCAGCAACTTTTCCCTGGACAAGCTGATAGCCAAGACTGGTGTATAAATATGCCCACCCAATCAAGCCCAGAATGCCCCACCAGTGCGTTTGCATGCGCTCAGAACCATCACCGCCCCGGTAGACAATGGCCAGAACCAGCAA of Tellurirhabdus bombi contains these proteins:
- a CDS encoding DUF4249 domain-containing protein, whose protein sequence is MNKTLISAYRFALYLLLSVVFMGLLSCQDEIDINLKNGPSQLSVDGWLTNQTGPQVIKLTRTTGYFDASLPPAATGATVTVTDDKGKIYTFTDTKNSGNYTWTPATATETFGEIGRKYTLNIQYQNDTYQAVSQMNRVPAVDSITFVKEKLNPVSSEEGYLAEFFSTDIEGEGNFYWIRAYQNGKRLDRTSDIVLSYNGGFGTNNADTDGLLFILPVRFSINPEKLYQEADEVKVEVLSITPDAFNFFQQLSTQINNGGLFATPPANIPTNVINLNESGAKAVGYFGVSALSSKTVKVDQTTIRASR
- a CDS encoding ComEA family DNA-binding protein, whose amino-acid sequence is MLQRIFYWVISLLLTIPATAQEYYQREADINRFIQDLFPVQSEGVDLEAAYENLYQLYINPLNLNAATRDELAATNLLTEAQLNQFVRYRSEVGPFLSIYELQAIPDFDLLTIRRLLPFISLETGNRSLVGKFNNPTDHYLLFRVERILEEQKGFSPAEPDKNGKLPRRYPGDRQQWFMRYRYSRPRQFSFGLTMEQDPGETFKWQPGRYQYGADYLSFHMQVQNRGRWKNVILGDFQFQAGQGLVFSGGFFLGKGAETVAGVRRSTLGARPYTSLTEYGFLRGALATYALTPYLDLTILAAHNRRDANVVGESELGELTVSSLQTSGLHRTSAEVEDRASMQEQNLGAHLLYHKNNIQVGATLLNTSFDKVIQKRKLAYNEYEFSGKRNLLLGVHGGYIWQNMNFFAEVARSTGSRTHSGGIGAVGGALASLTKRLDATVLMRYYGRNFHSFYGNAFSETSRPINEMGLYTGARYVVYRKLIVGAYVDFYRFPGLRYLVDKPSAGWDYLLKATWTPNKRVTIYGVYRLEHKEKNLPQSKPVNVVETNRSSYVLNSEYRPNRVWMVRTRVQWGGFQYQGQSKSTGVAIAQDATADFGRLSVSGRVAWFSTENWDSRQYVYERDVLSAFSIPAYANRGFRYYLLAQYNVNKHLSVWLRWSRTDYTNQETVGSDLDEIAKPHKSEVKAQIRWRF
- a CDS encoding DUF5009 domain-containing protein; translated protein: MSNFLSLPANELPRRRVVSIDTFRGITILVMIFVNEVAGMRAIPLWMKHMPADADAMTFVDMVFPSFLFIVGMSVPFALQNRLSKGDSAVQIQGHILFRTLGLLTLGLFMVNAETDFNAAATGMSVHVWSLGFIASAILVWNIYRFQNPVWKYVLRGLGVAGLLVLAIVYRGGDGSERMQTHWWGILGLIGWAYLYTSLGYQLVQGKVAGLLVLIAVCIGVFVVSQSSWSANPWLRWTGSQAGNATHTAIALCGTITSLLFFDQKTVQSNQRQFLEVAALAFVLLLVGYLLRPYYAISKIYATPTWGLYSAAASCLLFSLLYALVDVGNNKGWTAFFQPAAANPLLTYIIPSILYAIFGLLDFYPAPESFQSGVLGMVWAAFFAIAIMGFVHLLNRIGIRLQL